In the Verrucomicrobiota bacterium genome, TCCTTGCTGCGAACTTCGACCCATTCCCCAACGTGCAATTGTAAACTTTTTGGCATTTATTTTTGTTTCAAGAAAGATCCAAAGAATTACGCGACGCTCCCACGACGCACTCCTTCAACCTGGTTCTGAGCGCGAGTTTGTTTCTAAAATTGGCGGCCGCCCGGCGACCTTCACGCGAATACCAGACGGCGAAACAAGTCAAGTAGCACAAGAGTCGTTCACTCTGGGGCATTGAACTCCGACTGATGGAGCGTGCAAATTCAATTCCGAGGTGGAGTCGTGGTGAAAGAAATCGCCTGTGCGTCCTCCGCGATGGATCAATCCATGCCTGAAAGTCCGTCAAGTTTTTGTTGGCTTTAATGGATATTCCCAAATGAAATCGTTTTTGAAAGAGTACCTCAGGGATTTGCAGGATTTCACCACGCAACGCGATTTCCGCAAGCAATACGTAATCCGATGCAATAAATGCGTCGATCAGACGCGTTTTTTTCAGGACATCCCTGCGGAACAGACCATTCTGAGCCGGCGCCCATTCGACCGTCCGCAGCACATCAGCCAGGCGCTGGTGCGGTCGCGGACGGCGCGTGTTAAGCTCTTCAACCACGTAATTTGTTTTCTTTCCTTCCCCGTCGATGACCTCAGTCCTCGGCGCCACCAATACCACTGATGACGGCGCCTGATCGAAAACCTCAACACATTTCCTCAGGAATCCTGGCAAACAGACGTCATCATGAAATTGCCATTTGAAATAAGTTCCTTTGGCCTGCTGGAAAACCGCCTTGATATTATGTGCGGCGCCAAGATTCACATCAACTCGGGAGTAACGGACGCGCTCATCGCTTTCGGCATACCGCCGGCAGATCTCCGCTGTGGCATCCGACGAAGCGTTGTCCGAGATGATTAATTCAAAGTCCCTGTAGTCCTGCTGCAGGATGGAATCCACGGCGAATCGAAGATATTTTTCTCCGTTATACACGGGCAATCCGATACTGACCCTTGGAACATGCAGGCCCATTCTAAACAGGTTTTGTCTCCTTACCCAGAGTGCGCTGAAAGATCTGATTTATTAAATCCCGGTATAACCCCGCTTGCTTCATAACGACCAAGAGAACTCCCAAATAAACCGAAAAGACAATTCCAAGCCCTAATATCAGGCGCGGGATAGCCGGCAAAAGAGCCCCAAAGGCCATCTTGAACGCCAAACCGCACGCCGCTGCGAATAGCCCGGCCAAAAGCGGTTTTCTCGAGGCTTGCCAATAAGTTCTTGCGGTAATTCCCGTGTCGTGGATTGCCCAAGCCAAAATCGGCACCAACAAAGTACACATGGCCGCAGAGTATCCCACGGCGACCCCTTTCGGTCCATACCGCATTCCCAATGCGATCCCTAGGATCACCGTCGGGCTTATCACTAGGGCCATTTTCAGGCTTCGGCCCGCCCGGCCGGTCGCAATCAGAAACCATCCGAATGGATTAATCATCGCGAATACGATTATGGCGGGTGTGAGCAGCCACAGGATCGGACCCGTTTCCACCCATTTCGGTCCAAGCAGGATCTTGATGAGTTCATCTGAAAAAAGGGCGGAGACCAATGTGACCGGAATGCTTAAGGATAGCAGCACGGAATACCCTTTCAGAAAGGAGCGACAAAGGCGTTCGGTGTCGGATTGGATCCGCGAGAGCGCGGGGAAAGCAACAGAGTGCATAGAATTGTACAATTGCTGAAGCGGCAGGTTGAGCAACTGATAGGCTCTTCCATACAGGCCCAGCGCCGCCGCCCCCCAAAAACGGCCCAGCAGGACCTTCTCCGCATTGTAGCCCACATAGACGACCAATTGATTGAGGGTAACGGTTCCTCCAAAGTGGAGCATGGAGCGAACACCGCATCCGCGGCTTGGTTTGCCGGGACGCCAGGGAACGGCAAACCACAGGCCAAAACTCTGGATGCAGGGACTGCAGAGGGCCATCATTACTAACGACCAATAACCAAACCCGCGCGCGGCCATCGCAATGCCCAATGCGGAACTGAAAACCACCGAGGAAATGTTAATCTTTGCTATCGTGCCATAGCGCATATCCCGCACAAGCAAGGCCCCATGCTGCATCGAGACGCTGTTGAGAAGAAATGCCGACGCCGAAAAAATGGTGATCCAAAACAAGCGAGGCTCTCCGTAAAAAACGACCAGAGCCGGCGCCAACGCCATCCCAAGCGTCGTCAATCCCACCCCAACGGCGACATTGATCCAGAAAAGAGTCGAGAGTTGCTTGTGCGTGATCTCCTCACGTTGGATGGTTGCCGCGCCGAGACCAAGATCTCTGAAAAGTCCTAAAACTCCGGTCATGGCAATCACCATTCCCTGCAGACCAAAATCTTTGGGAGACAACAACCGGGCGAGAACCACGGTGGACACGGTCTGGAGCACAAAACTCACCGCTTGGTTGATCAGGGTGAGCATTCCGCCTCGAACGGATTTTCCCTTCAATTGATCGGGGTTGATGCGCGCAAATGTCGCTTCAGGTATGGTGCGACTCAGCCTGTCGCCCAGGAGAGCATTCGTGGTACCTGGCTGCCCGTCGTCATTGTCGTTAACCAGTTGATTGGTCATCATACTTTCCCTCAGGCCACCGACGGCATTCCAAAGTCATCGTGAAACAGCATTTCTTCCGTGCGTTGAGGATTCGTGCCGTGTCAGAGTGTTGCCCCGATCTGTTTCTGCATTCGAAGGGCGAACCGTCCCGGTTGCCAGCAATCTGGTAACGCCCAAATGCATGGGGATCCAGTACTGTTGGAATGGCCACTACTGCATCGGACGGAGACAGTCCACGCTCCGAAACTCATCAGTTCTTTTTGGAAATACGCCCTCAAAAGTGCCAAATCAATGAACGACTTCCTTGGCACGGCAACAAAGGGAGACGCGAGCTCGACATGGATGAACTTGACCTGTTTTACGAGCAGCATTTTGTCAAGCCCTTGCGTGAGTAATTTCGCGGACGCCGACGTTCAACACAAAAATGCCTGCCCATTTCCATGTCGAGGACGTAACTCATTTCCCAAGCAGGACATCCTTCGCTATCGAGATCCGCGGGAGGCTGAATAATTCTTCTCAAGTGCAACTTCACCCAGTGCCAAAACCATTTCAGCCGCGGATTTCCGATATCCTTATGTTCCCAATGATAGGCTATGTAGGCTTGCGTTCGTCCGTATTTGCCGGCTGCGGCCAGCCATTGCCTGCGCTTAAGCCGGTCCGCCGCGGGCTGATGAGTCACCGTCGCATTTTCGACATATCCAATCTTGAAACCAGCCTCGACTAATTGCAGGCCGAACAGTGATTCTTCATTGAGCAGACCAGGAGATCCAGGACCCAACTCCGTGTCGAATGCCGGCACGCGTTCCAGGACCGACCGGCGAAAGCCCATGTTGGCGCCGATCAACCCGACCTGCCCATGGAATTGCCGATCAACCACGGCCAAAAAAACTTGATGCCAGGCGGTCAACCACGGCTTTATCAGATTCTGTGCCAGCACTACCTTCCCCACTACCGCGTCAGTTTGGCCCCGCAGAAGCGGTGACACCATTTTTTCCACCCAATCTTCAGGCACGGATACATCGTCGTCGGTGAACAAGAGAAACTCCCCGCGGGCTTTCGCCATCGCAGCGTTGAGCGCATTGCTCTTTCCCTTTCTCCCTTCATACAAGTATCGTAATGTCATGTTTAGGAGCGTGACGCTTCGCGCCACCTTGCCTGTGTCATCCGTTGAAGCATTGTCAACTAGAATGACCTCGACCTGCCAGCCTGCGGGAATCTTAACCTTTCCAAGGCCTTCCAAAGTCGGCTGCAAGCTGGCTGCGCGGTTGCAGGTGCAAATGATGATGGAAACGGACAAGTCGGATCTCATGATGAAATGCTCGGAATCGGATCGGTGTTGCCCCGGCTGGACTCCAGTCTCAATCATATCTGAGATTTTGAGAATTTGGTGCGATAAACGGATTGCGCGTTCCAATATGATGGAAGAAATCGAATCAAATTGAACCATCGCGCCACAACCAAGGTGATACCTACAATGAAAAGATCCGGTCTAAAAGGTTTGAGCAGGTACTTACAGCATGACTTTGCCCATTGAAGTTGACCAACAACAAATACTTTCCAGTAGATGGTCCACCATGGTGAGGGGCTTTTCACATACTTTCGATACTTTTCCGGGCTCTTGTGATAGAGCAGGAATTCGCTTTCAAGACCGCGAACCCAACGTGCGCGTTTCATGAGTTTGTCACGCCGGGGCGGGTGAATGATGTGTACTTCTGGTACGAAAACCATTTTACCGAGATCCTCGACACGCCAGGCCAAATCTGCATCTTCGTCATGCGCGAATTTGAATGACTCGTCGAAGCCTCCGACCTTATCAAACGCGCTCTTGAGATAGGCCGCATTACAGGTCGGCATTGAGGTAAGACAAGGCTTGAGGATTTCAATCTGATGAGTTAGTGGTGTTCGGGCCAGCCGATCGGTTGTCGTTTGGCCCTGTAACCCAACCGCTCCAGTACACTCGAACGCTCGGACCAATTGTTCCAGCCAGTCAGGAGCAGCGAGGCAGTCATCATCCGTAAAGGCCAGGTATTTCCCGCGCGCCAGACGAGCGCCGGCATTTCGCGCCGCACCTGGGCCGCGGTTCTTCAGATCCAGGATTTCCAGATTCCGAAAACCACCCTTGAGTTCACGGAGCATGTCCACTGTCCAGTCCGTTGAGCCGTCGCTGACCACGATTACTTCAAACTGATCCGCAGAAAAAGTCTGCTTTGCGAGCGACTCAAGGAGCCGGCGGAGCGATTCCCGCCGGTTAAAAGTAGCCACCACCACTGAAATCGTCGGACCACTCGAGTCTGACAAAGCGCCGTGATTCTCTGCGTCTCTGACGTTGTTCATCGTGATCTTCTGCAACCTCTGAATGTCCCGTTGCGGAGGCACAATTGCTTCAATTCCGGGCTGAGGTGTTATTCTGCCCTTCGCCAGCAACTTTTCGCAGGACTTTTCTGATCAGGTCACAGCAAACCGATTTGAGGGCTTTCTTGATGAGCCACACCTTGCGTGCCAGTGACATACGATCAAAGTCTGCGTATTGCTCAAGGAATCTCGGATGCACGATCGAAAGTGGGAATGCATTGTGAAAGTCATCGACTTCGCGATTTTGGAGATGCGCGTACGCACTATACCTATCATGCTTGATAAAGAGCAGTATATTCTGCGCATACCACCAGCATACACGGTCATTCGACCATACTCTTCTGCGAACATAGTCAAGAACATCGTAGCCGTTTTTGCGAAACAGATTCACCCAATAATCCGGCCATTGCTCGTTCAAATGGATGTTCTTGATCCAAGCCTGTCCTGGAACTGCTGCGGAGAATACCACGACATCGCCGAGTCCAGTCAGTGTGCGAACGAACGTTTCAGCGCATGTCGGAGGTAGATGTTCAGCAGTTTCAAGTGACAGGACGAGATCGAACCGTCGAGGCAATCGAAGCGGCTCCGCCAAGTCATGCGGCATAAACACATCCTTGGGAACGAGAAGCATTCCTCGATCAACGTAATCTCCGTCAATGCCCAGAACATCCGTCATCCCATGTGATAGAAAAACCGACAACCAGGTCCCGACTCCGCAACCTACGTCAACGACGCTCCGAGGCCGTAGATGCTGGATAAGATCAGGAACGATTGCTTCCGCTGATCTCAGTGAGGACGCCGCTTGGTTTTCAAAAAACTCTCGGCCGTAATATGTACTTGGCATGTTCTTAATCTCTCCTCATCGAAATATAGTATCCTCAAGCATATCAGTACGATGTTTTGTGACATCCGCACGATTATTAACCTCAGCACTTTTTTGCCGACCGATAGCACTTAATCACGAGAGTCGGGACGACGGAATAAACGAGCGGCTTATAATACTCGGGCGTGAGCGGATGCAGGCGCGCACAAGACCACGCGGTTCGGATCGCATTGCTCGCCTTCCTGTCGGCTTTTTGGTCGAGGACGCTTTCCATGAAGTGCGTCACGACCCCATGTTCCCGCCCATTGAAGGCCTTCTCTTCGCGGGCTTGTAGCAAGGTTGCGCTGCACACGTTGCTTCCTCGCCTGTTCAAAGCACGCTCCAGCACTATTCCAACCCCTTTTCGCCTTCGCATTGGGTCGGTTCGTGTGTTCGAAGTGGGGCTTATTCGATAGCTGTAAAGGCACTCCCCGATCACCAGCATTGGGAAGGTTTCCCCCACCCGGAGAATGTGATCCCAGCCTGCCCCTACCTGCAAGGTTTCCTCGAACTCAAAACGCCCGGCCAATGACCATCGGAACATCGCTGTGGGATCGTGAGACGGCATCCGGAAATCCTGAATGTCGTTCCTGCATTCCTCGATACTCTTGTGGCGATACCTCGGCGCCATGCGTTTTTCGTTTAGTATGATGTCGTAGCCGGTGAACACGGCTGCCAGACTTGAGTCTTCCAGGAACGGCCTCACCTGACGCTCGATTCTTCGCAAATCACTCAAATCATCGGCGTCCTGAATGGCGAAGAACTCACCGGATATCTGTTTTAAGGCATAATTCAGAGTCGCCGCTCTCCCGGAATGCTCTTTCCGAAGGAGACGGATGCGCGAGTCCGTCAAATCCTCAATCTCGCCAAGGCATCCATCCGTGGAGCCGTCATCCACAATGAGGACCTCCAAGTTCGTGTACGTTTGGGCCAAGACGCTCTTTAGCGCCGGCCTCAAATAACTCCCGGCGTTGTAAACGGGTACGAGGATGCTGACGAGTGGATGATGCATCACATTGGACCAGTTCCGGTCGCAGAAGTGCTACGCCTCAGTTGCAAAATAGGAACGACATTCATCAACGACTTCATTTCCCCAATATTCGTTTGATCGCCCACTTCAATCGAGAATTGGTCTTAAAATCTGTGCGCCCTCCAAAGTACTCCTTATACCGTTCCATCTGCCCCAGCGTGCTTTCTTGATGTTCCACGATCAGGGCGTTTTCCAGATAATACATTGGCGTCTTGGTCTCCAAACAGGCTTCGGCAAACGATTCATCTTCCCGGCCACTATTCTCGTTTAGATCGTATGGACAGTGAATACCCTTGGCGATTCTTGCGGGCGCTATTCTCGCCAAACCTCCCGTATGGGGAACGCTGCGAAAAGTATAATACGTGTCGGTTTCGTCAGAGTACTTCACAAAATGCCGCTCGCCTTTGTCACCGCCAGGATGTCCGATCAGCCCCACCGGATAGGGTGAAAACACCGCGTCTGGAACAAGCTTGTGCACGGCCATGACATGGACAAAAAAGTCCGGCGACCGAAACATGGCGTCCTCATCCAGCTTCATGATCAACGCGCCTCTCAAAAGCGGAACGATCCGGTTGTTCCCTTCGCCAGTGCCGTAATTCCGGTCCCAAAAGTGGCAGATGATCCTCTCTGCTCTTTGGCCCGTCCTCAGGAACTTCCTCAGCTCGGTTGACGCCTCAACCCCTTGAAAGCAGATATGGTGCTCGAAAGGCACCTGGGAGCCGCCAAACTGCTCCATGGACTCCACGAGTCGCCGAACATACAGTTCGCGCCCCCTCGAAAAGGTATAGATGCTGATCACGTCAACAACTTCTTGGCTTAGCCGTCCCACTACGCCCAAACACTGAGTCGGGGAGGGTCCAAATCGAAAGCAGAACTCCCAACCCGACAACTCCGATCGTAAACTCACGGTAACTCCCGTTCAGATGACGACAGCCGTAAAGCATCGTCAGTAGTACAAGGCTGGTGCACAAAAACATAAAAGTGCGCTTGGTAATTACTCCACGGAGGGGCCTAGTGCTCAAACAAAGCCTGGCAGTAAGGCGACCACCCGTCGTCACCCCGGCCCCGATAAGCAGATACCACCCTGCTGCCTTAATGAGATTCCAGCCATAAATCTTCTTGGTCGCGGCATCTTCCCGATAAAGATGGTTCTCGGGCGCTACCAAAAAGGGCGGCAACAACCGGCAAACAAACCAGTTTCGCCTGTGGTTCGCAAAAGTCCGCATGCTTAGGTAATCTGCCGCGCTCGTCATCTCGGATATCGTGCGCGTCTTTACATCCGGAAGCCGTGCCAACCACTCGAAGATCTCCTCTAAGTCCGAATAATCGAGCTTCCCTCTTGCAGCATCAACCTCGACAAAATCGTACGCGTGAAAAATCGCAACCACGATGTTATCTCGTTCCGGCCGGTTCTGCGCGTACTGGATCACCCTCTTTAATTCTCCAAGCTCACAGGTCGAAGGAAGCACCTTTAAACCAGCGCTGGCGAGCGCTGGAGAACGCGTGCCACCAGACAACGACTTGAAGCCCAGCGTCTGCAGTGCGACGATGGTGTTAGTATCGTATCGGTTCCAAGGCGGAATAAACGTCGTGATCGGAACCTTGAAGGCGTCCTCCAAATACTTCTTTCCCTTTGCGATTTTCTCAACTTGTTCCCCAACGGGTAGGCCATCGAATTCAGACGTATAGTGCGCATTGCGAGTCCGATGCGAATATCCGTGTTGCGCGATCTCCACTTTTCCCCTTCGCACAAGGTTTGTCAGAAGGTTCACTTTTTTCTCGCCCAGAGGAATTTCACCTGTTGTGGCCGGGTTCTCCACATCGCCTTTACTCATGAACGGAACAACTCCAATGGTAACGGGTATGCCGTGGGTCTCACAGGCTTGGATCAGTTTCTGGTCAAACTCCGTCACAACGTCGCCTCCATAATCATCGAACCTTAGGACCACGAAGATCTCACCGGCGCTAATACGGATCGGCATCAGCGCAAAGGCCACATACAGCCCCAATATCAGGAGAGCTTCCTCCATAAATAGACTCGATCTCGTCACTTGCACAGGCCATCGCCGTCAACACTACACTGACTGCGGGCGACCTTTGGCATTCTGGAATGGAGTTGAATCGGCTTCCTCGTTGACGGAGCTTGGTGACACCTTTACCGGGTACCTCTTGCGCCCAGCCACAAGTCCAGGCACGGCGCCGATCACGAAGAAAAGAAAGACGTAGGTTTGGTCGAAATACGTAATCGAAAAAAAGGTCACACAATGAGCGAACAGCGCAGCCCCGGCGCACCAAAGAACGAACTCGGCAGGGTCTCGTTCTCTTCGCATGGCGCTCATGCGCCGGCCCAGCAACTGGAACGCCTTGAACAAGACGGCGATGAAAGCCAGCATCAATGGCAGACCGCCAATTACACCCATCTGAAGAAAATAGTTGGTGATGTCCACCGCATTCTGGCTCCACGCGATTCCGTAGGGCATCCAATCGCGCGTGTAATCCGTGCCAACCAGCCACCAGTCGCCCAAGTGATCCACCGCCTGAGTGATCAACTCCGCCCGGTGATATCCGGTGCT is a window encoding:
- a CDS encoding glycosyltransferase family 2 protein; this encodes MRSDLSVSIIICTCNRAASLQPTLEGLGKVKIPAGWQVEVILVDNASTDDTGKVARSVTLLNMTLRYLYEGRKGKSNALNAAMAKARGEFLLFTDDDVSVPEDWVEKMVSPLLRGQTDAVVGKVVLAQNLIKPWLTAWHQVFLAVVDRQFHGQVGLIGANMGFRRSVLERVPAFDTELGPGSPGLLNEESLFGLQLVEAGFKIGYVENATVTHQPAADRLKRRQWLAAAGKYGRTQAYIAYHWEHKDIGNPRLKWFWHWVKLHLRRIIQPPADLDSEGCPAWEMSYVLDMEMGRHFCVERRRPRNYSRKGLTKCCS
- a CDS encoding methyltransferase domain-containing protein, which produces MPSTYYGREFFENQAASSLRSAEAIVPDLIQHLRPRSVVDVGCGVGTWLSVFLSHGMTDVLGIDGDYVDRGMLLVPKDVFMPHDLAEPLRLPRRFDLVLSLETAEHLPPTCAETFVRTLTGLGDVVVFSAAVPGQAWIKNIHLNEQWPDYWVNLFRKNGYDVLDYVRRRVWSNDRVCWWYAQNILLFIKHDRYSAYAHLQNREVDDFHNAFPLSIVHPRFLEQYADFDRMSLARKVWLIKKALKSVCCDLIRKVLRKVAGEGQNNTSARN
- a CDS encoding glycosyltransferase; translation: MQKITMNNVRDAENHGALSDSSGPTISVVVATFNRRESLRRLLESLAKQTFSADQFEVIVVSDGSTDWTVDMLRELKGGFRNLEILDLKNRGPGAARNAGARLARGKYLAFTDDDCLAAPDWLEQLVRAFECTGAVGLQGQTTTDRLARTPLTHQIEILKPCLTSMPTCNAAYLKSAFDKVGGFDESFKFAHDEDADLAWRVEDLGKMVFVPEVHIIHPPRRDKLMKRARWVRGLESEFLLYHKSPEKYRKYVKSPSPWWTIYWKVFVVGQLQWAKSCCKYLLKPFRPDLFIVGITLVVARWFNLIRFLPSYWNAQSVYRTKFSKSQI
- a CDS encoding glycosyltransferase family 2 protein; amino-acid sequence: MHHPLVSILVPVYNAGSYLRPALKSVLAQTYTNLEVLIVDDGSTDGCLGEIEDLTDSRIRLLRKEHSGRAATLNYALKQISGEFFAIQDADDLSDLRRIERQVRPFLEDSSLAAVFTGYDIILNEKRMAPRYRHKSIEECRNDIQDFRMPSHDPTAMFRWSLAGRFEFEETLQVGAGWDHILRVGETFPMLVIGECLYSYRISPTSNTRTDPMRRRKGVGIVLERALNRRGSNVCSATLLQAREEKAFNGREHGVVTHFMESVLDQKADRKASNAIRTAWSCARLHPLTPEYYKPLVYSVVPTLVIKCYRSAKKC
- a CDS encoding DUF2334 domain-containing protein, with the protein product MEEALLILGLYVAFALMPIRISAGEIFVVLRFDDYGGDVVTEFDQKLIQACETHGIPVTIGVVPFMSKGDVENPATTGEIPLGEKKVNLLTNLVRRGKVEIAQHGYSHRTRNAHYTSEFDGLPVGEQVEKIAKGKKYLEDAFKVPITTFIPPWNRYDTNTIVALQTLGFKSLSGGTRSPALASAGLKVLPSTCELGELKRVIQYAQNRPERDNIVVAIFHAYDFVEVDAARGKLDYSDLEEIFEWLARLPDVKTRTISEMTSAADYLSMRTFANHRRNWFVCRLLPPFLVAPENHLYREDAATKKIYGWNLIKAAGWYLLIGAGVTTGGRLTARLCLSTRPLRGVITKRTFMFLCTSLVLLTMLYGCRHLNGSYREFTIGVVGLGVLLSIWTLPDSVFGRSGTAKPRSC
- a CDS encoding lipopolysaccharide biosynthesis protein — translated: MTNQLVNDNDDGQPGTTNALLGDRLSRTIPEATFARINPDQLKGKSVRGGMLTLINQAVSFVLQTVSTVVLARLLSPKDFGLQGMVIAMTGVLGLFRDLGLGAATIQREEITHKQLSTLFWINVAVGVGLTTLGMALAPALVVFYGEPRLFWITIFSASAFLLNSVSMQHGALLVRDMRYGTIAKINISSVVFSSALGIAMAARGFGYWSLVMMALCSPCIQSFGLWFAVPWRPGKPSRGCGVRSMLHFGGTVTLNQLVVYVGYNAEKVLLGRFWGAAALGLYGRAYQLLNLPLQQLYNSMHSVAFPALSRIQSDTERLCRSFLKGYSVLLSLSIPVTLVSALFSDELIKILLGPKWVETGPILWLLTPAIIVFAMINPFGWFLIATGRAGRSLKMALVISPTVILGIALGMRYGPKGVAVGYSAAMCTLLVPILAWAIHDTGITARTYWQASRKPLLAGLFAAACGLAFKMAFGALLPAIPRLILGLGIVFSVYLGVLLVVMKQAGLYRDLINQIFQRTLGKETKPV
- a CDS encoding glycosyltransferase family 2 protein; the encoded protein is MGLHVPRVSIGLPVYNGEKYLRFAVDSILQQDYRDFELIISDNASSDATAEICRRYAESDERVRYSRVDVNLGAAHNIKAVFQQAKGTYFKWQFHDDVCLPGFLRKCVEVFDQAPSSVVLVAPRTEVIDGEGKKTNYVVEELNTRRPRPHQRLADVLRTVEWAPAQNGLFRRDVLKKTRLIDAFIASDYVLLAEIALRGEILQIPEVLFQKRFHLGISIKANKNLTDFQAWIDPSRRTHRRFLSPRLHLGIEFARSISRSSMPQSERLLCYLTCFAVWYSREGRRAAANFRNKLALRTRLKECVVGASRNSLDLS